A genomic segment from Phragmites australis chromosome 6, lpPhrAust1.1, whole genome shotgun sequence encodes:
- the LOC133921513 gene encoding MYG1 protein C694.04c-like, translated as MLAAWRLSQRAVASPLLGLRPYQIRNTFPTMASPAAASPKRLRLHSSAAADGDSANGAGSGKRVGTHNGSFHCDEALGCFLIRLTSQFAGADVVRTRDSQILDTLDVVLDVGGVYDPSRHRYDHHQKGFNEVFGHGFNTKLSSAGLVYKHFGKEIIARELGLNEDHEDVHRLYLAIYKSFVEALDAIDNGINQYDTDQPPKYVNNTHLSSRVGRLNPDWTDPDQSPEKENAAFQQAVMLAGGEFMESVRFHVKSWLPARSIVMECLLSRGNVDPSGEIMVLDRFCPWKLHLFELEEELKIEPLTKYVLYQDERSKSWRVQAVSVAPDRFDSRKALPEKWRGMRDDELSKETGIPECVFVHMSGFIGGNKTYEGALEMARAALKC; from the exons ATGCTCGCCGCCTGGAGGCTGTCGCAGCGAGCCGTCGCGTCTCCTCTCCTCGGCCTCAGGCCATACCAAATCCGGAACACTTTCCCCACCATGGCgtctcccgccgccgcctcgcccaAGAGGCTGAGGCTCCActcgtccgccgccgccgacggcgaCTCCGCGAACGGCGCGGGGAGCGGCAAGCGCGTGGGGACCCACAACGGCAGCTTCCACTGCGACGAGGCGCTCGGCTGCTTCCTCATCCGCCTCACCTCCCAGTTCGCCGGCGCCGACGTCGTCCGCACCCGCGACTCCCag ATCCTTGATACACTGGATGTCGTGCTTGATGTTGGTGGGGTCTATGATCCCAGCCGCCATCGCTATGATCATCACCAGAAGGGCTTCAACGAAGTCTTTGGGCATGGATTTAACACAAAACTTAGCAGCGCCGGGCTTGTCTACAAG CATTTTGGTAAAGAGATAATTGCAAGGGAGCTTGGACTCAATGAGGACCATGAAGATGTTCACCGCTTGTATCTTGCTATTTATAAAAGCTTTGTTGAG GCACTTGATGCAATTGACAATGGAATCAATCAATATGATACAGACCAGCCACCAAAGTATGTGAACAATACACACTTGTCTTCACGCGTTGGACGTCTTAATCCTGACTGGACTGATCCAGACCAATCACCTGAGAAGGAGAATGCGGCATTTCAACAGGCAGTGATGCTCGCTGGAGGTGAATTTATGGAG AGCGTTCGCTTTCATGTTAAATCTTGGTTACCTGCAAGATCTATTGTCATGGAGTGTTTGTTATCAAGAGGAAATGTTGATCCAAGTGGAGAAATCATGGTTTTGGATAGATTCTGCCCG TGGAAACTTCATCTATTTGAGCTTGAAGAGGAGCTGAAGATTGAGCCTCTGACCAAGTACGTGCTGTATCAG GATGAGAGGAGCAAAAGTTGGCGAGTGCAAGCTGTGTCTGTTGCTCCCGATAGGTTTGACAGCCGAAAGGCTCTCCCCGAGAAGTGGAGGGGCATGAGAGATGACGAACTGTCGAAGGAAACCGGCATCCCCGAATGTGTATTTGTTCATATGAGTGGTTTCATTGGGGGCAACAAGACCTACGAGGGAGCATTGGAAATGGCAAGAGCTGCTCTCAAATGCTGA